A window of Desulfurellaceae bacterium genomic DNA:
CAGCTCGAATACACCTATGAGCTGTTCAACGCCGACGAGGATCGGATTCCCGAGCTGATCACCCATGACCAGGTCATGGTCGGTCTGTCTGACGGCGGGGCGCACGTCGATATGCTGTGCGACGCCGGCTACTGCACCTATCTGCTCGGCACCTGGGTACGTGAGCGTCAGGCCATGAGCCTGGAGCACGCCGTCAAACGGATTACTTCTGAGCCGGCGGCCTTTTATGGGCTCACCAGCCGGGGCAGGATTGCGCAGGGCTTGGCGGCCGATTTCGCCATCTTTGATCTGAATACGGTCGGCTCGAAGAAGCGCGGCGAGATGCGTAGCGACCTGCCCGGTGGCGGGCGGCGTCTGGTCATGCCGGACGGTCGTGAACGGCAGCGTCCTGTACGAGGATCAGAAACATACCGGCGCACTGCCAGGTCAGGTGCTGCGTTCGGGCCAGTCCTAAGCCGGTACGGTCCGCCTGCTCGGGCGGGCGCTGCCCGTTTGTTGCAGGGGCGGTCCGCGGACCGCCCCTCGTTGCTTGTAAAGGAGGAGTGCGATGTTACAGAGACTGTTTCACGTCAATGTGTGTGTGACCGATATGGAGCGCTCAATCAGCTTTTATGAAAAGCTGGGTTTCAATAAGGTCAACGATTTCGTGCTGGACGATCCGAGTGTCGGCGATGCGCTGGGGCTCAAGGCGCAGAAGCTGCGTGGGGTGTTCATGCGTTTGGGCGACGACGAGAATGCGCCGGTGCTCGATCTGGTGCAGTTCATCGATCCGCCGACCCAGGGCACGCCGTATCCGACGCTCAACAATGTCGGTATCTGCCGGATCGCCTTCACGGTTGACGATATCGACAAGACCTACGCCGATCTCCAGGAAATGCGGGTCGACTTTCTGTCGCCGCTCAAGAAGATTGACGGGCCGGGCGGAGCAACCATCGGGGTGGTGTGTTTCAAAGACCCGGACGGCACAATCCTGGAGTTGATCAGCGGGATGTAGTCTCGCAAAAGGGCGGCGTGCGGGTCGCCCTTTTGTCTGCGGGTGGTCGGGAGACAGGCATGAAATTTGCAATTTTTTACGAGATCACCGTCCCGCGCAAATGGGGACCCGGAGCCGAGGCGCGAGTCTTCCACGAGGTTGTCGAGCAGGTGCAGCTCGCCGAACAGGTCGGCTTTGACACCTTCTGGACGGTCGAGCATCACTTTCTGGACGAGTTCTCCCACTGCTCGGCACCCGAGGTGTTGTACGGCTATATCGCCGCCAAGACCTCAACGATTCGGATTGGCCATGGGGTCCGCCTGCTGCCGGCCCCGTATAACCATCCCGCCCGGGTGGCCGAGATGGGCGCCACGCTCGATATCATGTGCAACGGACGCCTCGAGTTCGGCACCGGTCGGTCGGCGACCATGCTGGAGATGGGCGGCTT
This region includes:
- a CDS encoding amidohydrolase family protein codes for the protein QLEYTYELFNADEDRIPELITHDQVMVGLSDGGAHVDMLCDAGYCTYLLGTWVRERQAMSLEHAVKRITSEPAAFYGLTSRGRIAQGLAADFAIFDLNTVGSKKRGEMRSDLPGGGRRLVMPDGRERQRPVRGSETYRRTARSGAAFGPVLSRYGPPARAGAARLLQGRSADRPSLLVKEECDVTETVSRQCVCDRYGALNQLL
- a CDS encoding VOC family protein — protein: MLQRLFHVNVCVTDMERSISFYEKLGFNKVNDFVLDDPSVGDALGLKAQKLRGVFMRLGDDENAPVLDLVQFIDPPTQGTPYPTLNNVGICRIAFTVDDIDKTYADLQEMRVDFLSPLKKIDGPGGATIGVVCFKDPDGTILELISGM